In Actinoplanes lobatus, the DNA window GGGACGAGCCGAGCGCCGGGCCGGTCACCTCTCCGGTGGCCGGGTTCTCCAGATCCACTCCTACCGGAATCGTGCACGCTCTCCACGTACCGTTGATGAGGTCTTTGGTCATTTGGCCACGCTCGCGAAGAGATCGTTCGCCCGGTTGCTGGTGATCACCGACGCGGCCTCCAGGCGCCCGCGCTCCGGCGGGAACGTCATGACCAGGCCCATCGCCAGGTCACGCAGGGCGCGGCCGACGGTGCCGTTCATTGTCGCGTTGGAGGTGCCGGACGCCTTGAGGGCGCCGATCGCCACGTCGAACGCGGCCTGGCAGATGCTGCCCTTGGCGATGCGCCACTGCGCGTACACCTCGGATTTGGTGGCGATCGGCGGCTCGCACGTCTCCAGCAGCAGCTGGCGGCGCAGCCACAGGTAGGCCCGTTCCAGGTTCTCGGTCATGTCGCCGATGATCACCTGATGCATGGGCGACTCGGCGATCGGACGGCCCGTGTCGGCGAACGTCTTGCGGGTCAGCCGCTCCAGGGTGTCGTCGTAGACGCCCTGCGCCGCGCCCACGTAGACCGCCGTGATGGCCAGCTGGTTGCCGACGAAGCTGCCGCGGCTGCACTGCAACATCTTCACGAACGCCCCCGGTACGGTGAGCGCGTCCTCCTGCGGGATGAACACACCGTCGAGCCGGATGCCGTGGTTGGCGCTGCCGCGCATGCCGAGCCCGTTCCAGAACGGCCGCTCGGTCACCCCCTCGGCGTCGCGCGGAACCAGGAACATGACCAGCCCGTCGGCCGTCTCGTAGCCGTCCAGCCGGGCCGTGACCAGGTAGTAGTCGGCGATGCCGGTGGCGCAGCCGAACGACTTCTCGCCGGTCAGCTCCCAGCCCTTCACGCCATCCTTGACAAAGGGGACGGCGGTCGTGGCGATCGCGATGTTGGCGCCGCTCGACTTGACCGACTCGCTGGCGAAGTTGGCGAGCCAGGTGCCGCCGGACATCAGCCGCAGCACCTTCTCGGCGAACGCCTTCACGACCGGCGTCTCCTCCTCGGAGAACAGCCCGGACTCGATCGCCTCCAGCGGCAGCAGGCCGCGCGACGCCGACGTGTTGTGGAAGAAGAAGGCCAGCGCCGTGGACGGGCAGGCGCTGCCCATCGCGTACGTGGCGGCGGCCAGGTCCCGCAGGGTGCCGCCGAGCCCGCCGTACTCCCGGGGGACGATCAGGCCCATCAGGCCGGCGTCGCGCAGCAGCTCGATGTGCTCGCGCGGGAAGGCGCCGTCGGCGTCGGCCTGGTCGGCCTTGGCCCGCAGCGCCGGCAACACCTGCTCGACGAGGGCGGCCCGGGCCTTCTCCTCGACGGTCATGTCGTCGACGAGCTTCTCGCCGATGAGTCGGTCGGCCATGGTGTCACTCCCTGATGTGGGCGAGGTCGGGCGGGCCGGCGACCTCGAGTTGGCGGGACAGGTGGAGCAGGTCGCCCAGCGGCAGCCCGGACGATCCGGAGCCGGGGGCGACGACGTCGAAGTGCGAGACCCCGCTCTTCATCGCGACCAGTGCGTTGACCAGGGCGAGGCGGTTGTCGCCGGAGAGGCGGACGCGCAGGACGGCCGGGCGGGCCCGGACCGCGGCGTCCTGGAGCACCCGGCGGACCTGCAACGGCGAGGCCGGCACGACCAGCGACTCGGCGCAACCGATCTCGTCGCAGCCGAGTGCGGTGAGGGCGGAGACCTCGGCGAGGACCTCGTCCTCACGGCCGGGGCCGAAGGCGTCGGTCACGTACCCGATGACGGTGGCGCCGGACTCCTTGGCGGCCCGGATGGCCGCCGGCGGGGGCGGGGCGTCGGCGGAGAACTCGAAGCAGTGCCCGTCGGCGCGGACCCGGGCCCCGGCCTTCCGCAGCGCGCCGGCCAGTGGGTCGTCGGCGGCCACGTCGACGGTGAGGTTCACCGAGGACGGCAGCGGGTCGGCGATCTGGCCCCAGTTGCGTGAGTGGAACAGCAGCGGCGAGGTGATCCGGGGCAGGGCCGCGTCGGTCACCGCGCCGACGAAGATGGTGTGGTCGCCGCCCGGGTACGCGTGCGCGACCGTGCAGTCCAGCCATGCCACCGCGTCACTGAGCACCGGGCACCCGTTCGCGGTGGTGGTCCAGTCCAGGCCGGCGAACCGGTTCTTGACGTCGCGCTCCTGCCCGGCGAACCGGCGGCCGATGTCCGCCTGGTCCTTGCCGAGGAAGCTGATCGCGAACTTGCCCGCCTCGCCGAGCAGCGCCCGGCTGGGCAGATGGTTGCCCAGGCAGACCGACACGAGCGGCGGATCGAGGCTGACGGAGGAGAATGAACTGGCGGTCATCCCGTGCACGCCGTGCGGGCCCACCGTGGTCACCACGCAGACGCCACTCGGCCACTGTCCGAGCACGGATCGGAAGGTCGTGCTGTCGACCGGCACTCGTACGCTCCGTTCCTGCGGACTGTTTCGCTCTAGGAAACGTCGTTACGCTGAACGTAACGACGCTCAAGGATCGTGTCAACCGCGGAACGGTACGGCGTTTCGCACCGCGAAATGGCAGGCTAGAGTTCGGCAAAGTTTGTTCCGTACCTGTTCCGTGGGGGTTTCGCAGTGGCAGTGAGTGAGGACGAGGGCCAGTCCCGGTCCATCGCCGCGGTCGAGCGCGCGATGGACGTGCTGCTCTACTTCGGCCGCACCGATCAGCCCGATCTCGGGGTGACCGAGATCGCGACCGCGCTCGGTCTC includes these proteins:
- a CDS encoding flavin reductase, translated to MLGQWPSGVCVVTTVGPHGVHGMTASSFSSVSLDPPLVSVCLGNHLPSRALLGEAGKFAISFLGKDQADIGRRFAGQERDVKNRFAGLDWTTTANGCPVLSDAVAWLDCTVAHAYPGGDHTIFVGAVTDAALPRITSPLLFHSRNWGQIADPLPSSVNLTVDVAADDPLAGALRKAGARVRADGHCFEFSADAPPPPAAIRAAKESGATVIGYVTDAFGPGREDEVLAEVSALTALGCDEIGCAESLVVPASPLQVRRVLQDAAVRARPAVLRVRLSGDNRLALVNALVAMKSGVSHFDVVAPGSGSSGLPLGDLLHLSRQLEVAGPPDLAHIRE
- a CDS encoding acyl-CoA dehydrogenase family protein translates to MADRLIGEKLVDDMTVEEKARAALVEQVLPALRAKADQADADGAFPREHIELLRDAGLMGLIVPREYGGLGGTLRDLAAATYAMGSACPSTALAFFFHNTSASRGLLPLEAIESGLFSEEETPVVKAFAEKVLRLMSGGTWLANFASESVKSSGANIAIATTAVPFVKDGVKGWELTGEKSFGCATGIADYYLVTARLDGYETADGLVMFLVPRDAEGVTERPFWNGLGMRGSANHGIRLDGVFIPQEDALTVPGAFVKMLQCSRGSFVGNQLAITAVYVGAAQGVYDDTLERLTRKTFADTGRPIAESPMHQVIIGDMTENLERAYLWLRRQLLLETCEPPIATKSEVYAQWRIAKGSICQAAFDVAIGALKASGTSNATMNGTVGRALRDLAMGLVMTFPPERGRLEAASVITSNRANDLFASVAK